TGGAAGTTCATGGCTGGGAAGAAGTCGTGCTGACCAAATCGGCCAGTGGGAAACTGGAGGTGAACCCTGAATTTGTGGGGAAAGGTGTGGTTCCTTACGTATGGAATAACCTGTTCGATCTGGATTTAGGCAATCGGCTGGCCAATGCCGGGTATCCGGTCGTGTTGTGTAATGTATCGAACTTCTACTTTGATATGTCGTATAACAACGACCCCCTGGAACCCGGACTGTATTGGGCTGGGTATGTCGATACAAAAGCCAACTGGGCCTTTGCTCCCTACGACATGTTTAAAACCACTTACAAAACGTCAATGGGTAAGCCGCTCAATTTTGCAGGCCTGGAACAGATGAAACCCGAAGCCCGAAAAAACATTCGGGGTATAGAGTCTCAGCTTTGGAGCGAAACTGTGAAGGGTCGCGATATGGCCGAATACGATATACTGCCTAAATTGCTTGGATTTGCTGAAAGCGCCTGGGCTCCCGAGCGCGTTTGGGAAACCATCGATAATCGACAAGCCCGTGAGCGGTCCATGGATGCGGGCTGGATGATTTTTGCCAACACACTGGCTCAGCGAGAGCTTCCGCGACTGGCCCGGTTGAATGGTGGCTATACCTATCGGGTGCCACCACCAGGGGCATTGATTGAAAAGGGTATATTTAAAGCGAATGTTGAGTTGCCGGGGCTAACGATTCGTTATACAACGGATGGTACTGAACCTACAACACAATCGCCAGCGTATACGAACCCAGTGGCCATTAGAGGGGCTGTAAAATTAAAAAGTTTCGATGCGGCAGGACGCTCCAGTCGATCGGTAATGGTTAGCAATAAATAGATGATTCGATAAAATTAGACCACAGACGAGCATGACAATTCGGGTTCGATACTTTATTTGTTATGGTAATTGGCCTGTGGTCCAGACTAATCTGAACTAACAAAAATATTATCTACTATGACTATCGGGGTTGATTTAGGAGGGACGAACGTACGGGCGGGGCTAGTTGATGACGGTACAATTATCCGGCAACATAGCAAAGCTCTACAGCAAAAAGAATCCCTTTCGGCTACATTATCCCAACTGATTGAACTCATCCGCCCATTGGTCAACCCCGCCGTTACCAGCATTGGCATCGGAGTTCCATCCGTAGTTGACATTGAGCAGGGCATCGTGTACGACGTAGCCAATATCCCATCGTGGAAGGAAGTGGCTCTGCGGGATATTCTCGAAAAAGAGTTCGATATGCCGGTATTTGTTAACAACGATGTGAACTGTTTTATTCTGGGCGAGCATCAGTTCGGACTGGCACAGGGGTATCGGTCGGCAGTGGGTATGGCCATCGGAACAGGGCTTGGTTCGGGGGTTATTATCGACAACCAGCTCTATACGGGTAGTAACTGTGGGGCGGGGGAGATAGGCTTGCTCCCGTATCTGGATAAGAACATCGAGTCGTATGCAGCGGGTGACTTTTTTGAGTCTATTCATGGTACAACGGCTCTGGAGGCCAATCAGGAAGCCTTGCTGGGTGGCCAAAACGCCCTTAAGCTCTGGGATGATTTTGGTACGCATTTCGGCAATGCCGTGAAAGTGATCCTGTATACCTTCGATCCTGAGGTAATTATTCTGGGCGGTTCTATTGCCAAAGCCTATCCATTTTTCAAAACGACCATGTTGGAAAGCATGGCCAATTTTGCGTACCCCGTTACCCTCCGACGGCTCAAGATGTTTCAGTCGCAGAATGAAAATATTGCGCTGTTAGGAGCCGCTGCGCTGGTCCGTCAGTTGGTTTGATTGAGCAAATACGCCTTCGTAAGTTTCGAATAGGTTGGCATACTACCTGAAAAAGACACGATGAAACGCAATACCCTGTTGGTGATCCTGGTGCTGGTCATCTTTTTCGTCATTTCCTTTCTTACCAACATTCTCGGGCCGATCATACCGGATTTAGTCGATAGT
This window of the Spirosoma aerolatum genome carries:
- a CDS encoding ROK family protein; translated protein: MTIGVDLGGTNVRAGLVDDGTIIRQHSKALQQKESLSATLSQLIELIRPLVNPAVTSIGIGVPSVVDIEQGIVYDVANIPSWKEVALRDILEKEFDMPVFVNNDVNCFILGEHQFGLAQGYRSAVGMAIGTGLGSGVIIDNQLYTGSNCGAGEIGLLPYLDKNIESYAAGDFFESIHGTTALEANQEALLGGQNALKLWDDFGTHFGNAVKVILYTFDPEVIILGGSIAKAYPFFKTTMLESMANFAYPVTLRRLKMFQSQNENIALLGAAALVRQLV